The following are encoded together in the Citrobacter arsenatis genome:
- the eutH gene encoding ethanolamine utilization protein EutH, protein MGINEIIMYIMMFFMLIAAVDRILSQFGGSARFLGKFGKSIEGSGGQFEEGFMAMGALGLAMVGMTALAPVLAHVLGPVIIPLYEMLGANPSMFAGTLLACDMGGFFLAKELAGGDVAAWLYSGLILGAMMGPTLVFSIPVALGIIEPSDRRYLALGVLAGIVTIPIGCIAGGLIAMYSGVEINGQPVEFTFALILMNMIPVLIVAVLVALGLKFIPEKMINGFQIFAKFLVALITIGLAAAVVKFLLGWELIPGLDPIFMAPGDKPGEVMRAIEVIGSISCVLLGAYPMVLLLTRWFEKPLMSVGNLLKINNIAAAGMVATLANNIPMFGMMKNMDTRGKVINCAFAVSAAFALGDHLGFAAANMNAMIFPMIVGKLIGGVTAIGVAMLLVPKDEDVPAEVETNPEAQS, encoded by the coding sequence ATGGGAATTAACGAAATCATCATGTACATCATGATGTTCTTTATGCTGATTGCCGCCGTGGACAGGATCCTGTCGCAGTTCGGCGGTTCGGCGCGCTTCCTCGGTAAGTTCGGTAAGAGTATTGAGGGATCGGGCGGTCAGTTTGAAGAAGGCTTTATGGCGATGGGCGCGCTGGGCCTGGCGATGGTCGGTATGACCGCGCTGGCGCCGGTACTGGCGCATGTGCTCGGGCCGGTGATTATTCCGCTTTACGAAATGCTGGGCGCGAACCCGTCGATGTTTGCCGGAACGCTGCTGGCGTGCGATATGGGCGGCTTCTTCCTGGCGAAAGAACTGGCGGGCGGTGACGTTGCGGCGTGGTTGTATTCTGGCCTGATCCTCGGGGCGATGATGGGGCCGACGCTGGTGTTCTCCATTCCGGTTGCGCTGGGGATTATTGAACCGTCTGACCGTCGTTATCTGGCGCTGGGCGTGCTGGCCGGTATCGTCACCATTCCGATTGGTTGTATTGCGGGTGGTTTGATTGCGATGTACTCCGGCGTCGAAATCAACGGGCAGCCGGTGGAGTTCACCTTCGCGCTGATCCTGATGAATATGATCCCGGTGCTGATCGTGGCCGTGCTGGTGGCGCTGGGACTGAAATTCATCCCGGAAAAAATGATCAACGGCTTCCAGATCTTCGCGAAATTCCTGGTGGCGCTGATCACCATCGGCCTGGCTGCAGCGGTGGTCAAATTCCTGCTCGGCTGGGAGCTGATCCCAGGTCTTGATCCTATCTTCATGGCGCCGGGCGACAAGCCGGGTGAAGTGATGCGCGCCATCGAAGTTATCGGTTCTATTTCCTGCGTACTGCTCGGTGCGTACCCAATGGTTCTGCTGCTGACCCGCTGGTTTGAAAAACCGCTGATGAGCGTCGGTAACCTGTTAAAAATCAATAATATTGCGGCTGCAGGTATGGTCGCGACGCTGGCGAACAACATCCCAATGTTCGGCATGATGAAGAATATGGATACCCGCGGCAAAGTGATCAACTGCGCCTTTGCGGTCTCCGCGGCCTTCGCACTGGGTGACCACTTAGGCTTCGCCGCTGCCAACATGAACGCGATGATCTTCCCAATGATTGTCGGCAAGCTGATTGGCGGCGTGACGGCGATTGGTGTGGCTATGCTGTTGGTACCGAAAGATGAAGATGTGCCCGCAGAAGTAGAAACCAACCCGGAGGCGCAATCGTGA
- the eutG gene encoding ethanolamine utilization ethanol dehydrogenase EutG, translating into MQAELQTALFQAFDTLNLQRVKTFSVPPVTLCGLGALSTCGQEAQTRGLTHMFVMVDSFLHQAGMTAALERSLAMKGVAMTLWPCPVGEPCITDVCAAVAQLRESKCDGVVAFGGGSVLDAAKAVALLVTNPTQTLADMDERSVLRPRLPLIAVPTTAGTGSETTNVTVIIDAATGLKQVLAHAALMPDVAILDAALTEGVPAHVTAMTGIDALTHAVEAYSALNATPFTDSLAIGAIAMIGKSLPKAVGYGQDLAARESMLLASCMAGMAFSSAGLGLCHAMAHQPGAALHIPHGQANAMLLPTVMGFNRMVCRERFSHIGRALTNKKSDDRDAINAVSELISEVGQTKRLSDVGAKPEYYSAWAHAALEDICIRSNPRTATQAQIIDLYAAAG; encoded by the coding sequence ATGCAAGCTGAATTGCAGACCGCGCTCTTTCAGGCATTCGATACCCTGAATCTGCAACGCGTAAAAACGTTTAGCGTTCCACCGGTTACGTTATGTGGACTGGGAGCGCTCAGTACCTGCGGACAGGAAGCACAAACGCGCGGACTGACGCATATGTTCGTCATGGTTGACAGCTTCCTGCATCAGGCGGGGATGACCGCCGCACTGGAACGCAGTCTGGCGATGAAGGGCGTGGCGATGACGTTGTGGCCATGTCCGGTGGGCGAGCCGTGCATTACGGACGTCTGCGCGGCGGTCGCGCAGTTGCGTGAATCGAAATGTGATGGCGTGGTGGCCTTCGGCGGTGGTTCCGTTCTGGATGCCGCAAAGGCAGTAGCGTTGCTGGTGACCAACCCCACCCAGACGCTGGCTGACATGGATGAACGCAGCGTGTTACGCCCACGTCTGCCGCTGATTGCCGTACCGACTACCGCCGGAACGGGTTCCGAAACTACCAACGTCACGGTGATTATCGACGCCGCGACCGGACTTAAACAAGTGCTGGCTCATGCAGCCCTGATGCCGGATGTGGCGATCCTTGACGCCGCGCTGACGGAAGGTGTGCCCGCACACGTCACGGCGATGACCGGGATAGACGCGCTGACGCACGCTGTTGAAGCGTATAGCGCTCTGAACGCGACGCCGTTTACCGACAGCCTGGCGATTGGCGCGATTGCGATGATCGGTAAATCGCTGCCGAAGGCCGTCGGCTATGGACAGGATCTGGCGGCGCGGGAAAGCATGCTGCTGGCTTCCTGTATGGCCGGGATGGCCTTTTCCAGTGCGGGGCTGGGTCTGTGCCACGCGATGGCGCATCAACCGGGCGCTGCGCTGCATATCCCGCACGGACAGGCTAACGCCATGCTGCTGCCCACGGTAATGGGTTTCAACCGCATGGTGTGTCGTGAGCGCTTCAGCCATATCGGACGGGCATTAACCAACAAGAAGTCGGACGATCGCGATGCCATCAACGCCGTCAGCGAACTGATTAGCGAAGTGGGCCAGACCAAACGGCTCTCTGACGTTGGGGCTAAGCCCGAGTATTACAGCGCATGGGCTCACGCTGCGCTGGAGGATATTTGTATTCGCAGTAACCCACGCACCGCCACGCAGGCACAGATTATCGACCTGTACGCGGCAGCCGGGTAA
- the eutJ gene encoding ethanolamine utilization protein EutJ, which produces MAHDEQRWLTPRLLKAATLCNQTPAASDSPLWLGVDLGTCDVVSMVVDSDGQPVAVCLDWADVVRDGIVWDFFGAVTIVRRHLDTLEQQLGCRFTHAATSFPPGTDPRISINVLESAGLEVSHVLDEPTAVADLLQLDNAGVVDIGGGTTGIAIVKQGKVTYSADEATGGHHISLTLAGNRRIQLEEAEQYKRSNGKEIWPVVKPVYEKMAEIVAHHIAGQGVADLWLAGGSCMQPGVDELFRKRFPELQVHLPQHSLFMTPLAIANSGKEKAEGIYAS; this is translated from the coding sequence ATGGCGCACGACGAACAACGTTGGCTGACCCCCAGGCTGCTAAAAGCGGCAACGCTATGTAACCAGACGCCTGCTGCGAGCGATTCACCGCTGTGGCTGGGCGTTGATTTGGGAACGTGTGATGTGGTGTCGATGGTTGTCGACAGCGACGGGCAGCCGGTTGCGGTTTGCCTGGACTGGGCCGATGTCGTGCGCGATGGCATCGTCTGGGATTTCTTCGGTGCGGTGACCATTGTTCGTCGCCATCTCGATACGCTCGAACAACAGCTGGGGTGCCGCTTTACCCATGCGGCAACCTCGTTTCCACCGGGAACGGACCCACGAATCTCTATTAACGTCCTGGAGTCTGCCGGGCTTGAAGTGAGCCATGTGCTCGACGAACCGACCGCGGTGGCAGACCTGTTGCAGCTCGATAACGCTGGCGTGGTGGATATCGGTGGCGGTACCACCGGGATTGCGATTGTTAAACAGGGCAAGGTGACCTACTCCGCCGATGAAGCAACCGGTGGGCACCATATCTCTCTGACACTGGCCGGGAATCGCCGCATCCAGTTGGAAGAGGCCGAGCAGTACAAACGCAGCAACGGCAAAGAAATCTGGCCGGTGGTTAAGCCGGTCTACGAAAAGATGGCGGAGATCGTGGCTCATCATATTGCCGGACAGGGCGTCGCTGACTTGTGGCTGGCCGGTGGCTCCTGTATGCAGCCGGGCGTTGATGAACTATTCCGTAAACGTTTCCCGGAACTGCAGGTGCATTTACCCCAGCACAGCCTGTTTATGACCCCGCTGGCGATTGCAAATAGCGGAAAAGAAAAAGCGGAAGGAATCTATGCAAGCTGA
- a CDS encoding aldehyde dehydrogenase family protein, which translates to MNQQDIEQVVKAVLLKMKDSSQPVSAVQEMGVFASLDDAVAAAKLAQQGLKSVAMRQLAIAALREAGEKHARELAELAVTETGMGRVEDKFAKNVAQARGTPGVECLSPQVLTGDNGLTLIENAPWGVVASVTPSTNPAATVINNAISLIAAGNSVVFAPHPAAKKVSQRAITLLNQAVVAAGGPANLLVTVANPDIETAQRLFKYPGIGLLVVTGGEAVVDAARKHTNKRLIAAGAGNPPVVVDETADLARAAQSIVKGASFDNNIICADEKVLIVVDSVADELMRLMESQHAVKLTAAQADQLQPVLLKNIDERGKGTVSRDWVGRDAGKIAAAIGLNVPEQTRLLFVETSATHPFAVTELMMPVLPVVRVANVDEAIELAVKLEGGCHHTAAMHSRNIDNMNRMANAIDTSIFVKNGPCIAGLGLGGEGWTTMTITTPTGEGVTSARTFVRLRRCVLVDAFRIV; encoded by the coding sequence ATGAATCAACAGGATATTGAACAGGTCGTGAAAGCGGTACTGCTGAAAATGAAAGACAGCAGCCAACCGGTCAGTGCCGTTCAAGAAATGGGCGTTTTTGCCTCCCTGGATGACGCAGTGGCGGCAGCAAAACTGGCCCAGCAAGGGCTAAAAAGCGTTGCCATGCGCCAACTGGCTATCGCGGCGCTACGTGAGGCGGGCGAAAAGCACGCCAGAGAATTAGCGGAACTTGCCGTCACCGAAACCGGCATGGGACGCGTTGAAGATAAATTTGCCAAAAACGTGGCGCAGGCGCGCGGCACGCCGGGGGTGGAATGCCTGTCTCCACAGGTTCTGACCGGCGATAACGGCCTGACGCTGATTGAAAATGCGCCGTGGGGCGTGGTGGCCTCGGTGACACCGTCCACCAACCCGGCCGCGACCGTTATTAACAACGCCATCAGCCTGATTGCCGCTGGCAACAGCGTGGTTTTCGCACCGCATCCGGCGGCGAAAAAAGTCTCTCAGCGCGCTATCACTCTGCTCAACCAGGCGGTGGTTGCCGCAGGCGGCCCGGCAAACCTGCTGGTTACCGTTGCCAACCCGGATATCGAAACCGCCCAGCGTCTGTTTAAGTACCCAGGCATCGGCCTGCTGGTGGTGACCGGCGGCGAAGCCGTAGTGGATGCCGCGCGTAAGCACACCAACAAACGTCTGATTGCCGCCGGTGCGGGTAACCCGCCAGTGGTGGTTGATGAAACGGCCGATCTGGCGCGCGCGGCGCAGTCGATCGTTAAAGGCGCGTCGTTTGACAACAACATCATCTGCGCCGACGAAAAAGTGCTGATCGTGGTCGATAGCGTCGCTGATGAACTGATGCGTCTGATGGAAAGCCAGCATGCGGTGAAACTGACTGCGGCTCAGGCCGACCAGCTGCAGCCGGTGCTGCTGAAAAATATCGATGAGCGCGGTAAAGGCACGGTTAGTCGTGACTGGGTCGGGCGCGATGCCGGAAAAATCGCTGCGGCGATTGGCCTGAACGTACCGGAGCAAACCCGACTGTTATTCGTCGAAACCTCCGCGACCCATCCGTTTGCCGTCACCGAACTGATGATGCCGGTTCTGCCGGTTGTGCGGGTCGCCAACGTTGATGAAGCCATTGAACTGGCGGTCAAGCTTGAAGGCGGCTGCCACCATACGGCGGCGATGCACTCGCGCAATATCGACAACATGAACCGTATGGCAAACGCCATTGATACCAGCATTTTCGTCAAGAACGGACCGTGTATTGCCGGTCTTGGACTCGGCGGCGAAGGCTGGACCACGATGACCATTACCACGCCAACCGGGGAAGGGGTGACCAGCGCGCGTACGTTTGTGCGTCTGCGTCGCTGCGTGTTGGTGGACGCCTTCAGAATTGTATAA
- the eutN gene encoding ethanolamine utilization microcompartment protein EutN, with protein sequence MKLAIVTGQIVCTVRHQGLAHDKLLMVEMIDAQGNPDGQCAVAIDSIGAGTGEWVLLVSGSSARQAHRNESSPVDLCVIGIVDEVVAGGQVIFHK encoded by the coding sequence ATGAAACTGGCAATCGTCACAGGACAAATTGTTTGTACCGTACGCCATCAGGGGCTCGCGCACGACAAGTTGCTGATGGTGGAAATGATTGACGCCCAGGGAAATCCCGACGGGCAATGTGCTGTTGCTATCGACAGCATCGGGGCGGGAACCGGAGAGTGGGTGCTGCTGGTCAGCGGAAGCTCAGCCCGTCAGGCGCACCGTAACGAATCATCACCTGTCGATCTGTGCGTGATTGGCATTGTCGATGAAGTGGTGGCAGGTGGTCAGGTGATCTTCCATAAATAA
- the eutM gene encoding ethanolamine utilization microcompartment protein EutM gives MEALGMIETRGLVALIEASDAMVKAARVKLVGVKQIGGGLVTAMVRGDVAACKAATDAGAAAAQRIGELVSVHVIPRPHGDLEEVFPISFKGDSNDM, from the coding sequence ATGGAAGCATTAGGAATGATTGAAACCCGGGGCCTGGTTGCACTGATTGAGGCTTCTGACGCAATGGTTAAAGCGGCACGGGTGAAACTGGTTGGCGTGAAGCAGATCGGTGGCGGTCTGGTCACTGCCATGGTCCGTGGCGACGTAGCGGCATGTAAAGCGGCAACGGACGCAGGTGCTGCGGCTGCACAGCGTATTGGCGAGCTGGTTTCCGTACACGTGATCCCGCGTCCGCATGGCGATCTGGAAGAAGTGTTCCCGATCAGCTTTAAAGGCGACAGCAACGACATGTAA
- the pta gene encoding phosphate acetyltransferase: MIIERARQLAQRSPARVVFPDALDVRVLKAANYLHQHGLAHPILVASPFALRQFALSHRVAMDGIQVIDPQSNLPMREEFALRWLARAGDKTPADALEKLNDPLMFAAAMVSAGKADVCIAGNLSSTANVLRAGLRIIGLQPGCKTLSSIFLMLPQYLGPSLGFADCSVVPQPTAAQLADIAIASAQTWQAITGEEPRVAMLSFSSNGSARHPNVANVQQATEIVRERAPQLTVDGELQFDAAFVPEVAAQKAPASPLKGNANVMVFPSLEAGNIGYKIAQRLGGYRAVGPLIQGLAAPLHDLSRGCSVQEIIELALVAAVPRQTDVSRENASQTLVV, encoded by the coding sequence ATGATCATTGAACGTGCTCGTCAACTCGCCCAACGCTCACCTGCACGGGTGGTGTTCCCGGATGCGCTGGATGTTCGGGTGCTGAAGGCGGCAAATTACCTGCACCAGCATGGTCTGGCACATCCCATTCTCGTCGCCAGCCCATTTGCGCTGCGTCAGTTTGCTCTCAGCCATCGGGTGGCAATGGATGGCATTCAGGTTATCGATCCGCAAAGCAACCTGCCAATGCGCGAAGAGTTCGCGCTGCGCTGGCTGGCCCGCGCGGGAGATAAAACGCCTGCGGATGCGCTGGAAAAACTCAACGATCCGCTGATGTTCGCTGCGGCAATGGTCAGCGCGGGCAAAGCAGACGTCTGTATTGCGGGCAATCTGTCGTCGACGGCAAACGTGCTGCGCGCCGGGTTACGCATTATTGGGCTACAGCCGGGCTGTAAAACGCTGTCGTCAATTTTCCTGATGCTGCCGCAGTACCTCGGGCCGTCATTAGGTTTTGCCGATTGCAGCGTCGTGCCGCAGCCCACCGCCGCACAGCTTGCGGATATTGCGATTGCCAGCGCGCAGACATGGCAGGCGATTACAGGTGAAGAGCCGCGCGTGGCCATGCTGTCGTTTTCAAGTAATGGCAGCGCTCGCCATCCCAACGTCGCTAACGTGCAGCAGGCGACCGAGATCGTCCGTGAGCGTGCCCCGCAGCTTACCGTGGACGGAGAACTGCAATTTGATGCCGCCTTTGTTCCGGAGGTCGCCGCGCAAAAAGCGCCCGCCAGTCCGTTAAAGGGCAATGCCAATGTGATGGTCTTCCCGTCGCTGGAGGCAGGCAATATTGGCTACAAAATCGCCCAGCGTCTGGGAGGGTATCGCGCAGTAGGTCCGTTGATTCAGGGGCTGGCCGCACCGCTTCATGACCTTTCTCGCGGCTGTAGCGTACAGGAAATTATCGAACTGGCGTTGGTGGCAGCAGTGCCGCGCCAGACTGACGTGAGTCGTGAAAACGCCTCACAAACACTGGTTGTTTAG
- the eutT gene encoding ethanolamine utilization cob(I)yrinic acid a,c-diamide adenosyltransferase EutT — protein sequence MKDFITEAWLRANHTLSEGAEIHLPADARLTPSARELLESRHLRIKFIDEQGSLFIDDEEQQPQPVHGLTSSDTHPQANCELCHQPVVKKPDTLTHLTADKMVAKSDPRLGFRAALDSTIALAVWLQIEMAEPWQPWLADIRSRLGNIMRADAMDEPLAAQAIVGLSDEDLHRLSHQPLRYLEHDHLVPEASHGRDCALLNLLRTKIRETETVAAQVFITRSFEVMRPDIMQALNRLSSTVYVMMILSVAKHPLTVSQIQQRLGEKP from the coding sequence ATGAAGGATTTCATTACCGAAGCATGGCTCAGAGCGAATCATACGCTCAGCGAAGGGGCTGAAATTCATCTCCCCGCTGACGCTCGTCTGACGCCGTCTGCCCGGGAATTACTGGAAAGCCGACATCTGCGCATTAAGTTTATCGACGAGCAGGGCAGCCTGTTTATTGATGACGAAGAACAGCAGCCGCAGCCGGTGCATGGGTTAACCAGCAGCGATACGCATCCACAGGCCAACTGCGAACTGTGTCATCAACCGGTGGTGAAGAAACCGGACACCCTGACGCATCTGACGGCGGACAAGATGGTCGCCAAAAGCGATCCGCGACTGGGATTTCGCGCCGCGCTCGACAGCACCATCGCGCTGGCCGTGTGGTTGCAGATTGAGATGGCAGAACCGTGGCAGCCGTGGCTGGCGGATATCCGCTCGCGCCTGGGCAACATTATGCGCGCCGACGCCATGGATGAGCCGCTGGCAGCACAGGCTATCGTCGGTTTAAGTGACGAAGATTTACACAGGCTTTCGCATCAGCCGCTGCGCTATCTGGAGCACGACCATCTGGTGCCTGAAGCCAGCCACGGACGTGATTGCGCGCTGCTTAATCTGCTGCGTACCAAAATCCGAGAAACGGAGACGGTGGCGGCCCAGGTTTTCATCACCCGTAGTTTTGAAGTTATGCGACCGGACATCATGCAGGCGCTTAACCGCCTTTCCAGTACGGTCTACGTGATGATGATTCTGAGCGTGGCGAAGCATCCGCTAACGGTTAGCCAAATTCAACAGCGACTGGGGGAGAAGCCATGA
- the eutQ gene encoding ethanolamine utilization acetate kinase EutQ, with protein MKKLITANDIRAAHARGEQEMSVVLRASIITPEAREVAELLGVTISECDESAPAAAAAPAAVDDGKTESQRIRETIIAQLPEGQFTESLVAQLMDKVMKEKQSLEQGGMQPSFNSVTGKGGVKVIDGSSVKFGRFDGAQPHCVGLTDLVTDQDGSSMAAGFMQWDNAFFPWTLNYDEIDMILEGELHVRHEGETMIAKAGDVMFIPKGSSIEFGTPSTVKFLYVAWPANWQSC; from the coding sequence GTGAAAAAACTCATCACAGCTAACGATATTCGTGCGGCCCACGCACGCGGCGAACAGGAAATGTCGGTTGTTCTGCGCGCCAGCATCATCACCCCGGAGGCGCGAGAAGTTGCGGAGCTGCTGGGCGTCACCATCAGCGAATGCGATGAATCCGCGCCAGCTGCCGCTGCTGCACCAGCTGCGGTGGATGATGGCAAAACGGAAAGCCAGCGCATTCGCGAAACCATCATTGCGCAGTTACCGGAAGGGCAGTTTACCGAAAGTCTGGTTGCCCAACTGATGGACAAAGTCATGAAGGAGAAACAGTCGTTGGAGCAAGGCGGAATGCAGCCGAGCTTTAACTCGGTTACCGGCAAAGGCGGCGTCAAAGTCATCGACGGCAGTAGCGTGAAGTTTGGTCGTTTTGACGGCGCACAGCCGCACTGCGTGGGTTTAACCGACCTGGTGACCGACCAGGACGGTAGCAGTATGGCCGCCGGGTTCATGCAGTGGGATAACGCCTTTTTCCCATGGACGCTGAACTACGACGAAATCGACATGATTCTGGAAGGCGAGCTGCACGTTCGCCACGAAGGTGAAACCATGATTGCGAAAGCCGGGGACGTGATGTTTATCCCGAAAGGCTCCAGCATCGAATTTGGTACGCCATCGACGGTGAAGTTTCTGTATGTGGCCTGGCCTGCGAACTGGCAGTCCTGCTAA
- the eutP gene encoding ethanolamine utilization acetate kinase EutP, producing MKRIAFVGTVGAGKTTLFNALQGNYSLARKTQAVEFNENGDIDTPGEYFSHPRWYHALITTLQDVDTLIYIHAANDKESRLPAGLLDIGASKRQIAVISKTDMPDADVAATRQLLRGMGFQEPIFELNNHDPRSVQHLVDYLTELSQKEERAGEKTHHS from the coding sequence ATGAAACGTATTGCGTTTGTCGGTACGGTGGGGGCGGGGAAAACCACGCTCTTTAATGCGTTACAGGGGAATTATTCCCTCGCCAGAAAAACACAGGCCGTGGAGTTTAATGAAAATGGCGATATCGACACGCCAGGGGAATATTTTAGCCATCCGCGCTGGTATCACGCCTTAATTACCACGCTGCAGGATGTCGATACGTTGATTTATATACACGCGGCAAATGATAAAGAAAGTCGCTTACCTGCCGGGCTGTTGGATATCGGCGCCAGTAAACGACAAATCGCCGTTATCAGCAAAACGGACATGCCGGATGCCGACGTCGCCGCAACGCGACAACTACTTCGCGGGATGGGGTTCCAGGAGCCGATTTTTGAGCTCAATAACCATGACCCGCGCAGCGTGCAGCACCTGGTGGATTATCTGACTGAGCTCAGCCAAAAGGAGGAAAGGGCAGGTGAAAAAACTCATCACAGCTAA
- the eutS gene encoding ethanolamine utilization microcompartment protein EutS, with the protein MEKERIIQEFVPGKQVTLAHLIAHPGEELAKKIGVPEAGAIGIMTLTPGETAMIAGDLAMKAADVHIGFLDRFSGALVIYGSVGAVEEALLQTVSGLGRLLNFTLCNLTKS; encoded by the coding sequence ATGGAAAAAGAACGCATTATTCAGGAATTTGTGCCGGGGAAACAGGTCACGCTGGCGCATCTCATTGCGCACCCCGGCGAAGAACTGGCGAAAAAGATCGGCGTTCCCGAAGCGGGCGCCATCGGCATCATGACGCTGACGCCAGGTGAAACCGCGATGATTGCCGGTGATTTAGCCATGAAGGCGGCAGATGTACATATCGGCTTTCTCGATAGATTCAGCGGTGCGCTGGTTATCTACGGCTCGGTAGGCGCGGTAGAGGAAGCGTTATTACAGACGGTAAGCGGTCTTGGTCGGTTATTAAATTTCACTTTGTGCAATCTGACAAAAAGTTAA